DNA from Agathobaculum sp. NTUH-O15-33:
CCCCTCAAAAAGCGAGGTCGCTTCGGCGATCAGCGCGCGGTACTCCTCGGGGGACACCTTACCCGTACACGGCGCGCAGCACCGGCCCATGTGCTGGTTCAGGCACGGGCGCTCCTTGCCGATATCGCGCGGAAATACCCGCGAACAGGTTTTTAGATGCAGCGCTTCGCTGATGGTATCGATCGCGCGGCGCGCCGCGACGCGGCCCGGATAGGGGCCGAAATACCGCGCCCCATCCTCCTCCGGCCGCGAAACAACGGAAAACGCGGGATAGGGCGCGTTTTGGCTCAGCCGGATATAGGGGTAGCCCTTATCATCCTTGAGCAGAATATTGTACTTGGGCTTGTACTTTTTTATCATCGAGTTTTCCAGCACTAGGGCTTCAAACTCGGTTTGAGTCACGATGATGTCAAAATCATCGATATGGGAAACGAGCTGGCGCGTTTTTGCGTTCAGCCGTTCGGGCGCTTGAAAGTAGTTCGACACCCGGTTGCGCAGTGCCTTGGCCTTGCCGACATAGATGACCTTGCCCGTTTTATCCTTATGCAGATAAACGCCGGGCTGCATGGGCAGCTTGCGCACGCGCTCCTTCAGTTGTTCTCTCGTCACATGCTTCGCCGCCTTTCCAAACAAAAAAGAAAGCGCCGAAATTCGGCGCTTTTTTCAGGATGCGATAACTTTCCGGGCAACCTTAGTCGGTAAAATTGGACGTAATCAGCTCGACAAGCGCGGCGACTGCTTCTTCCTCGTCCGGACCATCGGCGATCAGGTTGATGGTCGTACCCTTGGTAATGCCAAGGGAAAGGATACCGAGCAGGCTCTTCGCGTTAACGCGGCGCTCTTCCTTCTCTACCAGAATGGTTGACTTAAACTCGTTGGCCTTCTGAATGAAAAAAGTTGCGGGACGGGCGTATAAACCTACCTGATTGGTAACCTGTACCTCTTTAGAAAACATAATCTGCATCGCTCCTATTTCTTCAAATCCGATATATATAGAATACCGCCTTTTGCCCGTTTCGTCAAGGGCAATTTGGCAACAGCGGGTTCGCGTTTTCCATGAATTTGCGCGCGCAAAACCCAATTTCCTCAGGCATTATGCCCTTGTTCGCTTATTTCCAGCGCAGTTCCCAGCATTTTGATCAACGAAGTTCCGCGATTGTCACGCCCTGCTCGCCTTCGCCGTATACGCCCGAACGGACGCTCTTGACACGCTTATTCTGGCGCAAATGCTGCTGAATGGCAACGCGCAGCGTACCCGTGCCCTTTCCGTGGATGATGGTAACCGTGGGCAAGCCGCCCATGATCGCCTGCGACAAAAAGCTATCCACCTCGTAGATCGCTTCCTCCGCGCTCAGGCCGCGTACATCGACCTCACGTTCGGCTGCGGTCAGGTTAAGCTTTGGCGCGGGGCCGGAGCGCGGGCGCGGCGTTTTGGCAGCCGCCTTCGGCTCCTCGGTCAGGCGCAGCTCGTTCTCCTTTACCGTCATTTTCATCGGCCCGGCCTGCACCTGCACGTTGCCGTCCTTATCCGCCGGGGCGAGCACGGTCGCCAGCACGCCGCCGACATTAATCAGCCGCACGCGGTCGCCTTTTTGCAGCTTGCGCTGCTCGTGCGCGTCCACCGTGCGCTTTTCGCCCGAACGGCGGGTCTCGTTTTCCGTCTGCGTGATGATACCGCGCAGCGCCGCTCGGGCCGCCGCAAGGTTGTGATCGGGCACGCTTTCGCGCGCCTTCTTTTTCATCTCGTCCAGCTCGTCAAATACGGTTTCCGCGGTCATGCGCGCGTCCTTGAGCAGGCGGTCGGCGCGGGATTTGGCGCTTTCCAGCAGTTTATCCGCTTTTTGCTCCATCTCGTCGCGCGTGCGCAGCGCCTTGTCCCGCTCGGACTGCGCGGCGGCGCGCATTTTGGCGGCGTCTTCCTTCATGCGGTCTATCCGGCGGCGCTCGCGTTCCAGCTCGGCCAGCACGTCTTCAAACCGCGCGTTTTCAGTGGATACCTGCTCCTTGGCGCGCTCGATGATGGTGGGCTGGAAGCCCCAAACGGCCCGCGATCGCAAAAGCGTTCGACTTGCCGGGAATGCCGGTCAGCAGTCGGTATGTCGGCTGAAGGGACTGCACGTCAAATTCGCAGGAGGCGTTTTCCACGCCCTCGGTCGTTAGGGCGAAGGTTTTCAGTTCGGCATAATGCGTCGTCGCGGCGACCAGCGCGCCCATCTGACGCGCATAACCGATTACGGCCACGGCGAGCGCCGCGCCCTCGACCGGGTCAGTGCCCGCGCCAAGCTCGTCGAACAGCACCAGATCGCCCTGCCCGCACACATCCATGATGGAAACAATGGTCTTCATGTGCGCGGAAAAGGTGGAAAGCGACTGTTCGATCGACTGCTCGTCGCCGATGTCGGCGTAAACGTGCTCAAACAGGCCGATCTCGGATTGCTCGCTCGCGGGAATATGCAAGCCGGAAGCCGCCATCAAACATAAAAGCCCCAGCGTTTTGAGCGACACCGTTTTGCCGCCCGTGTTCGGGCCGGTGATGACCAGCGTGTCGTATTCGTCGCCAATGGCGATATCGATCGGCACCGCCTTCTCCTTATCGAGCAGCGGGTGGCGGGCGCGCACCAGACGGCAAGCGCCCGGCGTATCGCGCCACAAGGGCGGCGCGGCGTTCATGTCAAAGGATAGCTTGGCGCGCGCAAAGATAAAGTCCAGCGTGGTGAGCGCGTCGTAATCCTGCGCGATCGCGTTTTTGTACAGCGCGACATCAGCCGACAGCGCGGATAAGATGCGCTCGATCTCCTGCTCCTCGCGCCCTTCAAGCACCTTGATCTGGTTGTTGATTTCCACCACGGCGGCGGGCTCGATAAAAACGGTCGCGCCGGTGGACGAGGTATCGTGCACCAGACCGGGCACGTCGCCCCGGTGCTCGGCCTTGACCG
Protein-coding regions in this window:
- a CDS encoding HPr family phosphocarrier protein; protein product: MFSKEVQVTNQVGLYARPATFFIQKANEFKSTILVEKEERRVNAKSLLGILSLGITKGTTINLIADGPDEEEAVAALVELITSNFTD
- a CDS encoding Smr/MutS family protein, producing the protein MRSRAVWGFQPTIIERAKEQVSTENARFEDVLAELERERRRIDRMKEDAAKMRAAAQSERDKALRTRDEMEQKADKLLESAKSRADRLLKDARMTAETVFDELDEMKKKARESVPDHNLAAARAALRGIITQTENETRRSGEKRTVDAHEQRKLQKGDRVRLINVGGVLATVLAPADKDGNVQVQAGPMKMTVKENELRLTEEPKAAAKTPRPRSGPAPKLNLTAAEREVDVRGLSAEEAIYEVDSFLSQAIMGGLPTVTIIHGKGTGTLRVAIQQHLRQNKRVKSVRSGVYGEGEQGVTIAELR
- a CDS encoding endonuclease MutS2, producing the protein MRTLEYFTILERLAAQAASDKGRERCLALRPLDDREEARVWMDQTTDAKNLMIRQGSPAFGGIREVGAILSRADRGGVLNPRELLAVASVLQTSRRALAYDAEHEEKTTLTPIFGMLSGNRVLEEQITTAIVSEEEIADGASAELLSIRREMRRISGKVREALGRMLSGERAKYLQETIITQRGGRFVVPVKAEHRGDVPGLVHDTSSTGATVFIEPAAVVEINNQIKVLEGREEQEIERILSALSADVALYKNAIAQDYDALTTLDFIFARAKLSFDMNAAPPLWRDTPGACRLVRARHPLLDKEKAVPIDIAIGDEYDTLVITGPNTGGKTVSLKTLGLLCLMAASGLHIPASEQSEIGLFEHVYADIGDEQSIEQSLSTFSAHMKTIVSIMDVCGQGDLVLFDELGAGTDPVEGAALAVAVIGYARQMGALVAATTHYAELKTFALTTEGVENASCEFDVQSLQPTYRLLTGIPGKSNAFAIAGRLGLPAHHHRARQGAGIH